ATCACTGAGCGTCGTCTTACCATGATCAATGTGGGCAATGATAGAAAAGTTGCGTATATAAGTCTGTCTCATTTTTTCAGGTCATCATAAAGTAGTATACAATATCCAGGAGTGGAAAGAAAAAACAGGGATACGAGTCCAGCCTCGTATCCCCGCACGCGGTAGGATGAGAACTTTATCTCACGCCTGTTGCCTCTGGTGTTTCCCTCACCGCCTCTACAGGTTTCCGACTAAAGACGACCTCGTTGTTAGCCACATCGACGATGACTGTACCCCCTCCCTGGGATTCCCCTTCCAACACTCGTATGGCCAGGGGATTGAGGAGACGCCGTTATATCGTCCATTTCAGCGGACGTGCTCCATAGATGGGGTCGAAGCCCTCAGCGGCCAGCAAATCTTTAGCCGCATCGGTTAACTCTATCCCTTGTCAATCACACCTCACGGAACTCCCCCTCGATGGTACCCTCCTGGGGACCTTCTCCCCCACTCTGGGATGCACCAGCCTGGCTGGCCCCGGCCTGCCCATAGACGGCCTGCCCAATCCGCTGCAGGGAGAGGGAGAGACCCTCCATCGCCCGGCGCACCGCCCCAATATCCGTACTCCCAAGGGCCTCGCGCAGGACGCTCACCTTCCCCTCCACCTCACCGCGTAACTCGGCCGGCACCCGCTCCCCCTGCTCACGCAGCAGCCGCTCCGTGCTGTAAATAAGCCCATCAGCCTGGTTGCGTACCTCAATCTCCTCCCGCTTGCGCCGATCTTCCTCCGCATGCGCCTCAGCCTCACGCACCATCCGCTCCACCTCCTCCTTGGAAAGCCCACTGGAGGCCGTGATGGTGATGCGCTGCTCCCGCCCCGTCCCTTTGTCCCGCGCCGAAACATTGAGGATACCATTGGCATCAAGATCAAAGGTCACCTCAATCTGGGGCACCCCCCGCGGAGCAGACAGAAGCCCATCAAGGATGAAGCGCCCAATGCTCTTGTTCTCAGCCACCATGGGACGCTCCCCTTGCAGGACATGAATCTCCACGCTCATCTGGTTGTCAGTGGCCGTGGTGAAGATCTGACTCTTGGCCGTGGGAATGGTCGTGTTGCGGGTGATCAGCGGGGTCATCACCCTCAGGAGTGGGCAGATTCGATTTTGATGGAGCACGTGACAAAGGGGACATTACATGGGATGATTGCCTTAATCTCGCATCTCGCTCACACGAGAGGAAGGATCGTGCCCATGTGTGTCCCCGAT
This DNA window, taken from Chloroflexota bacterium, encodes the following:
- a CDS encoding Hsp70 family protein, whose product is MTPLITRNTTIPTAKSQIFTTATDNQMSVEIHVLQGERPMVAENKSIGRFILDGLLSAPRGVPQIEVTFDLDANGILNVSARDKGTGREQRITITASSGLSKEEVERMVREAEAHAEEDRRKREEIEVRNQADGLIYSTERLLREQGERVPAELRGEVEGKVSVLREALGSTDIGAVRRAMEGLSLSLQRIGQAVYGQAGASQAGASQSGGEGPQEGTIEGEFREV